From Micromonospora echinospora, one genomic window encodes:
- a CDS encoding MarR family winged helix-turn-helix transcriptional regulator — protein sequence MSTDSTSETVVTDDVPWLSPDQQRDWRALVELLAILPSALDAQLKRDAGVNGFEYQILAALSEAPDRTLGLTELAISAQGSLSRLSHALTRLERSGWVERRHLADGCRRAKALLTDNGWAKLQEVAPGHVREARRLVVDVLTPEQLSALGDAARAITAATTHGAKACGEISDC from the coding sequence GTGAGCACCGACAGCACCAGCGAAACCGTGGTCACGGACGACGTGCCGTGGCTGTCGCCTGACCAGCAGCGCGACTGGCGCGCCCTGGTCGAACTGCTGGCGATCCTGCCGTCGGCGCTCGACGCGCAACTCAAGCGGGACGCGGGCGTGAACGGCTTCGAGTACCAGATACTCGCCGCCCTGTCCGAAGCGCCCGACCGCACGCTGGGGCTCACCGAGCTGGCCATCTCGGCCCAGGGGTCACTCTCCCGGCTCTCCCACGCGCTCACCCGGCTCGAACGGTCGGGATGGGTGGAGCGGCGCCACCTCGCCGACGGTTGCCGGCGCGCGAAGGCCCTGCTCACCGACAACGGCTGGGCGAAGCTCCAGGAAGTCGCCCCGGGTCACGTCCGCGAGGCGCGTCGTCTCGTCGTCGACGTGCTCACCCCGGAGCAGCTCTCCGCGCTCGGCGACGCCGCCAGAGCCATCACCGCTGCCACGACGCACGGGGCGAAGGCGTGCGGGGAGATCAGCGACTGCTGA
- a CDS encoding DUF4012 domain-containing protein, which translates to MTTRAAPWWRRGRSRSRLRRAAVAGLLVVSLALAAVGWVGFRAWQARDHLLGAAGLARELSVQVLDGDVAGGRGTLAELQERAAAARRATADPGWALGRRAPLAGDDLTAVRQVAVTVDDLARHAFPRLLGVDLDALLPREGRLDLAGLQAAEQELSAADEVVRAARTRLGGVATGGLTGQVDAAVAELRGEVDRLAGLTGAVSRGAALLPPLLGVTEGRDYLLVSQNLAELRATGGMFGAYAVVRAERGRIRLVRQGTAGQLGHFLPALPGVGPEMRALYTDLPGIWPADVNLTPHFPTAAALYREMYRRRTGETVDGVLATDPVALSYLLAVTGPVEVPGFGRLTGDNVVRSLLSESYLKLDLRRQDEFFARSAAAVFEALLARPVPPKPLLSAFDRSVAESRILFWSAHPEEQRMLGESRLTGVLPEREAEPTVGVFLNDGSGAKLGYYLEPGAELTVGTCRPDGRRELRLRISLRSSAPRSGLTPSVLGVGRTGDPYVVRTLVHVFSPAGGAIVRARLDGVDTALGSGTERRRHVAVATVDTGPGQTRNLEVDLLTDRSGTGGAGLRLTPTATPWTTHIQTASPCDQ; encoded by the coding sequence GTGACCACACGCGCAGCGCCGTGGTGGCGACGCGGTCGGTCCCGGTCGCGGCTGCGCCGAGCGGCGGTCGCCGGGTTGCTGGTGGTCTCGCTGGCGCTGGCCGCCGTCGGCTGGGTCGGATTCCGGGCCTGGCAGGCGCGGGATCACCTGCTCGGCGCGGCCGGGCTGGCGCGCGAGCTGAGTGTCCAGGTGCTCGACGGGGACGTTGCCGGCGGTCGGGGCACCCTGGCGGAGCTCCAGGAACGGGCCGCCGCCGCCCGACGGGCGACCGCCGATCCCGGCTGGGCGCTCGGACGGCGGGCGCCTCTCGCGGGCGACGACCTGACCGCGGTCCGCCAGGTGGCGGTCACCGTGGACGACCTGGCCCGACACGCGTTCCCCCGGCTGCTCGGCGTCGACCTCGACGCGCTCCTGCCCCGGGAGGGCCGGCTCGACCTGGCCGGGCTGCAGGCGGCGGAACAGGAGCTGTCGGCGGCCGACGAGGTCGTCCGGGCGGCCCGGACCCGGCTGGGCGGGGTGGCGACCGGCGGTCTCACCGGGCAGGTCGACGCGGCCGTCGCCGAACTGCGCGGCGAGGTCGACCGGCTGGCCGGACTGACCGGCGCGGTGAGTCGGGGGGCCGCGCTGCTGCCCCCGTTGCTGGGCGTCACCGAGGGCCGGGACTACCTGCTGGTCTCCCAGAACCTTGCCGAGTTGCGTGCCACCGGGGGCATGTTCGGCGCGTACGCGGTCGTCCGGGCCGAGCGGGGACGGATCCGACTCGTCCGGCAGGGCACGGCGGGCCAGCTCGGCCATTTCCTGCCGGCGCTGCCGGGGGTCGGCCCCGAGATGCGTGCCCTCTACACCGACCTGCCCGGCATCTGGCCGGCGGACGTGAACCTCACCCCGCACTTCCCGACCGCTGCCGCGCTCTACCGCGAGATGTACCGCCGTCGTACCGGCGAGACGGTCGACGGCGTCCTGGCCACCGACCCGGTCGCCCTGTCGTACCTGCTGGCGGTCACCGGACCGGTCGAGGTGCCCGGGTTCGGCCGCCTGACCGGCGACAACGTGGTGCGGTCGCTGCTGTCGGAGAGCTACCTGAAGCTCGACCTGCGTCGCCAGGACGAGTTCTTCGCCCGGTCGGCGGCGGCGGTGTTCGAGGCCCTTCTCGCCAGACCCGTCCCGCCTAAGCCGCTTTTGTCAGCATTCGACCGATCTGTTGCCGAAAGCCGGATATTGTTCTGGAGTGCCCACCCGGAGGAGCAACGGATGCTCGGCGAGAGCCGACTGACCGGCGTGCTTCCGGAGCGGGAGGCCGAGCCGACCGTCGGCGTGTTCCTCAACGACGGCAGCGGCGCGAAGCTCGGCTACTACCTGGAACCGGGCGCGGAGCTGACGGTCGGCACGTGCCGACCGGACGGTCGACGCGAACTGCGGCTGAGGATATCGCTGCGCTCCTCGGCGCCGAGGTCGGGGCTCACGCCTTCTGTGCTCGGAGTCGGCCGGACGGGCGACCCGTACGTCGTCCGCACCCTGGTCCACGTGTTCAGCCCGGCGGGCGGCGCGATCGTGCGGGCCCGGCTGGACGGCGTCGACACGGCGCTGGGCAGCGGGACCGAGCGTCGCCGTCACGTCGCCGTCGCGACCGTCGACACCGGGCCCGGTCAGACCCGGAACCTCGAGGTCGACCTGCTGACCGACCGGAGCGGCACCGGTGGGGCCGGGTTGCGGCTCACCCCCACCGCCACTCCGTGGACCACCCACATCCAAACCGCGTCACCCTGTGACCAGTAG
- a CDS encoding ATP-binding cassette domain-containing protein has protein sequence MQQPTRAADSHDMIEVRGARENNLASVSVDIPKRRLTVFTGVSGSGKSSLVFGTIAAESQRLINETYTAFLQSFMPSIGRPDVDALRNLSAAIVIDQERMGANSRSTVGTATDAYAMLRILFSRLSTPYVGTSSAFSFNTPDGMCPTCEGLGRISDVDVRQLVDVERSLNDGAITVPNFGVDSWYWRVFVQSGLVDPDLKVQDFPPQMWQDFLYKEPTKLKIDGSTLSYEGLVVKVRRLYLTKDRESMQPHIRAFVDRAVAFTTCPDCGGSRLNAAARSARVAGRTIAECSSMQIDELATVVRELTEPSVAPLVASLQETLDSLVEIGLGYLSLDRESGTLSGGEAQRVKMVRHLGSSLSDVTYVFDEPTVGLHPHDIDRMNDLLLRLRDKGNTVLVVEHKPETIAVADHVVDLGPGAGPAGGRICYTGDVAGLRRADTLTGRHLDHRVTLRERVRPHRGRLEIRGADLHNLRDVDVDIPLGVLTVVTGVAGSGKSSLIHGSLSGRDGVVVVDQSPIRGSRRSNPATYTGLLDPVRAAFARANGVRAALFSANSEGACPACRGIGLIWTDLAMMAGVASVCEQCEGRRFTREVLTYRLRGKNISEVLAMSVSEARDFFPSGPARVVLDRLADVGLGYLGLGQPLTTLSGGERQRLKLAIHMAERSRVYVLDEPTTGLHLADVDQLLALLDRLVDGGATVIVIEHHQAVMAHADWLVDVGPGAGNDGGRVVFTGTPADLVARADTVTARHLRRYLDR, from the coding sequence ATGCAGCAGCCGACACGCGCCGCCGACAGCCACGACATGATCGAGGTACGCGGTGCCCGGGAGAACAACCTCGCCTCGGTCTCGGTCGACATCCCCAAACGCCGGCTCACCGTCTTCACCGGGGTCTCCGGATCCGGCAAGAGCTCACTGGTCTTCGGGACCATCGCCGCCGAGTCGCAGCGGCTGATCAACGAGACGTACACCGCCTTCCTCCAGTCCTTCATGCCGAGCATCGGCCGACCCGACGTGGACGCGTTGCGCAACCTCAGCGCCGCGATCGTCATCGACCAGGAACGGATGGGCGCCAACTCCCGCTCCACCGTGGGCACCGCCACCGACGCGTACGCGATGCTGCGGATCCTGTTCAGCCGGCTGAGCACCCCGTACGTCGGCACGTCGAGCGCGTTCAGCTTCAACACCCCGGACGGGATGTGCCCGACCTGCGAGGGGCTCGGCCGGATCTCCGACGTGGACGTGCGCCAACTCGTCGACGTGGAACGTTCCCTCAACGACGGCGCGATCACGGTGCCGAACTTCGGCGTCGACTCGTGGTACTGGCGGGTCTTCGTGCAGTCCGGACTCGTCGACCCGGATCTGAAGGTGCAGGACTTCCCGCCGCAGATGTGGCAGGACTTCCTCTACAAGGAGCCCACCAAACTCAAGATCGACGGCAGCACCCTCAGCTACGAGGGGCTCGTGGTCAAGGTACGCCGGCTCTACCTGACCAAGGACCGGGAGTCGATGCAACCGCACATCCGGGCGTTCGTGGACCGGGCGGTCGCCTTCACGACCTGCCCGGACTGCGGAGGCAGCCGGCTCAACGCCGCCGCCCGGTCGGCGCGGGTCGCCGGACGCACCATCGCGGAGTGCTCGTCGATGCAGATCGACGAGCTCGCCACGGTCGTCCGGGAGCTGACCGAGCCGTCCGTCGCACCGCTGGTCGCGAGCCTCCAGGAGACCCTCGACTCGCTGGTGGAGATCGGGCTCGGCTACCTCAGCCTCGACCGGGAGTCGGGCACCCTCTCCGGCGGCGAGGCGCAGCGGGTCAAGATGGTCCGCCACCTCGGCTCCAGCCTCAGCGACGTCACGTACGTCTTCGACGAGCCGACCGTCGGACTGCACCCGCACGACATCGACCGGATGAACGACCTGCTGCTGCGGCTACGGGACAAGGGCAACACCGTGCTGGTGGTCGAGCACAAGCCGGAGACCATCGCCGTCGCCGACCACGTGGTCGACCTCGGCCCCGGCGCGGGGCCGGCCGGTGGACGGATCTGCTACACCGGCGACGTCGCCGGGCTGCGCCGCGCGGACACGCTCACCGGGCGGCACCTCGACCACCGGGTCACCCTGCGCGAACGGGTCCGTCCGCACCGGGGCCGGCTGGAGATCCGTGGCGCGGACCTGCACAACCTGCGGGACGTCGACGTCGACATCCCGCTCGGCGTGCTGACCGTGGTCACCGGGGTCGCCGGATCGGGCAAGAGCTCCCTGATCCACGGCTCGCTGTCCGGCCGGGACGGGGTGGTGGTGGTCGACCAGTCCCCGATCCGGGGCTCCCGGCGCAGCAACCCGGCGACGTACACCGGCCTGCTCGACCCGGTCCGGGCCGCGTTCGCGCGGGCCAACGGGGTCCGGGCCGCGCTGTTCAGCGCCAACTCCGAGGGGGCCTGCCCGGCCTGCCGGGGCATCGGCCTGATCTGGACCGACCTGGCGATGATGGCCGGGGTGGCGTCGGTCTGCGAGCAGTGCGAGGGCCGGCGGTTCACCCGGGAGGTGCTGACCTACCGGTTGCGCGGGAAGAACATCAGCGAGGTCCTCGCGATGTCGGTCAGCGAGGCCCGGGACTTCTTCCCGTCCGGACCGGCCCGGGTCGTCCTCGACCGGCTCGCCGACGTCGGCCTCGGCTACCTCGGTCTCGGCCAGCCGCTCACCACCCTCTCCGGGGGCGAGCGGCAGCGACTCAAACTGGCCATCCACATGGCCGAGCGGTCCCGTGTCTACGTGCTCGACGAGCCCACCACCGGCCTGCACCTGGCCGACGTCGACCAGTTGCTGGCCCTGCTGGACCGGCTGGTCGACGGCGGCGCCACGGTGATCGTCATCGAGCACCACCAGGCGGTCATGGCGCACGCCGACTGGCTGGTCGACGTCGGGCCGGGCGCCGGTAACGACGGCGGGCGGGTGGTGTTCACCGGCACCCCCGCGGACCTGGTCGCGCGGGCCGACACGGTGACCGCCCGGCACCTGCGGCGGTACCTCGACCGCTGA
- a CDS encoding FMN-dependent NADH-azoreductase produces the protein MSLLRVDASIQGDRSASGALADLVLDTFTAARPEVPVVRRHLGQDPLPADAWAAAISGSFTPVGDRTAAQREALATAERIATELQQATSAVLALPLYNYGISQHAKSWIDLALAGVPQGTRLLDGTPTVLITTRGGAYGPGTPREGWDHNSDYLRRILVDVWGADLTVVEREFTLVGVNPALDEFAEIAAMMRKTAEDAAVEAGATLANRHAA, from the coding sequence ATGTCCTTGCTCCGCGTTGACGCCAGCATCCAGGGCGACCGCTCCGCCAGCGGCGCACTTGCCGACCTGGTCCTCGACACGTTCACCGCCGCCCGCCCCGAGGTGCCGGTCGTGCGCCGTCACCTCGGTCAGGACCCCCTGCCCGCGGACGCCTGGGCCGCCGCGATCTCCGGCAGCTTCACACCGGTTGGGGACCGTACCGCCGCCCAGCGCGAGGCGCTCGCCACCGCCGAGCGGATCGCCACCGAGTTGCAGCAGGCCACGAGCGCCGTGCTCGCCCTGCCGCTCTACAACTACGGCATCTCGCAGCACGCGAAGAGCTGGATCGACCTCGCCCTCGCCGGCGTACCCCAGGGCACCCGTCTGCTCGACGGGACGCCGACCGTCCTGATCACCACCCGCGGTGGCGCCTACGGCCCGGGCACCCCGCGCGAGGGCTGGGACCACAACAGCGACTACCTCCGGCGGATCCTCGTCGACGTCTGGGGCGCCGACCTCACGGTCGTCGAGCGAGAGTTCACCCTCGTCGGCGTGAACCCGGCCCTCGACGAGTTCGCCGAGATCGCTGCGATGATGCGCAAGACCGCCGAGGACGCAGCGGTCGAGGCCGGCGCGACACTCGCGAACCGTCACGCCGCCTGA
- a CDS encoding MerR family transcriptional regulator encodes MVEPSRLRAVDLAASVGISVQQVRNYVDLGVLPPVTRTPAGYRVFTAAHAEALVVVRRMAEGHGWARTREVMAAAHGGDLATALAALDRGHAELDRERAEIRRVLGAFDTVVAGPAVTVPARRRGVRIGEVADLVGVRTSLLRLWERRGLLRPVRERGTSYRLYDAAELRAAQVVALLRRGGYPFDIVASVLGELRTTGSPQRVRAELARREQELHRRSLTRLAASAALYDYLRRRGLVGGDGPGTRPATGDWTRPLVPVTDAAPSTP; translated from the coding sequence GTGGTGGAACCGTCGCGGCTGCGCGCCGTGGACCTCGCGGCGAGCGTCGGGATCTCGGTGCAGCAGGTCCGTAACTACGTCGACCTCGGGGTGCTCCCGCCGGTGACCCGCACCCCCGCCGGCTACCGGGTCTTCACCGCCGCGCATGCCGAGGCGCTGGTGGTCGTCCGGCGGATGGCCGAGGGGCACGGGTGGGCCCGGACCCGGGAGGTCATGGCCGCGGCGCACGGGGGAGACCTGGCCACCGCGCTGGCGGCGCTCGACCGGGGCCACGCCGAGCTGGACCGGGAACGGGCCGAGATCCGGCGGGTGCTCGGCGCGTTCGACACCGTGGTGGCCGGCCCGGCGGTCACCGTGCCGGCCCGCCGCCGGGGCGTGCGCATCGGCGAGGTCGCCGACCTGGTCGGGGTCCGGACCTCCCTGCTGCGGCTCTGGGAACGACGCGGGCTGCTGCGACCGGTCCGGGAACGGGGTACGTCCTACCGGCTCTACGACGCGGCCGAGCTGCGCGCCGCCCAGGTCGTGGCGCTGCTGCGCCGGGGCGGCTACCCGTTCGACATCGTCGCGTCGGTGCTCGGTGAACTGCGCACGACCGGCAGCCCGCAGCGGGTGCGGGCCGAGCTGGCCCGCCGGGAGCAGGAGCTGCACCGGCGCAGCCTGACCCGACTGGCCGCCTCGGCGGCCCTGTACGACTACCTCCGACGCCGGGGGCTGGTCGGGGGCGACGGTCCCGGCACCCGTCCCGCGACCGGCGACTGGACCCGACCGCTGGTCCCCGTGACGGACGCGGCGCCGTCGACGCCGTAA
- a CDS encoding peptide deformylase, which translates to MPTPSQHMIELGITQEGAAVLTRPAVPFALPAETPDALRVVERLRATMSRVASVHPFAKGMGMAAPQIGVGRAAAVVRAPDGAELVLLNPRVVAESPEVDEQFEGCLSFFDVRGLVRRPSRIEVAHQEVDGRTTVTGFRDGLARLVAHEVDHLEGRLYRERMPPGAEVIPVSRYRGTGTGWSYGGAVRPADQSAAGGR; encoded by the coding sequence ATGCCGACACCGAGCCAGCACATGATCGAGCTGGGCATCACCCAGGAGGGCGCGGCGGTCCTGACCCGTCCGGCCGTGCCCTTCGCGCTGCCCGCCGAGACACCGGACGCGCTGCGGGTGGTGGAGCGCCTGCGGGCCACGATGTCCCGGGTCGCCTCGGTGCACCCGTTCGCCAAGGGGATGGGGATGGCCGCGCCGCAGATCGGCGTCGGCCGCGCCGCCGCGGTCGTCCGGGCACCGGACGGCGCGGAACTGGTCCTGCTCAATCCCCGGGTGGTCGCCGAGTCCCCGGAGGTCGACGAGCAGTTCGAGGGATGCCTGAGCTTCTTCGACGTCCGGGGCCTGGTGCGGCGGCCGTCCCGGATCGAGGTGGCCCATCAGGAGGTGGACGGGCGGACGACGGTCACCGGGTTCCGCGACGGGCTGGCCCGGCTGGTGGCGCACGAGGTCGACCATCTGGAGGGACGTCTGTACCGGGAGCGGATGCCACCGGGGGCCGAGGTGATCCCGGTGTCCCGGTACCGGGGCACCGGGACCGGCTGGTCGTACGGCGGTGCCGTACGACCAGCCGACCAGAGTGCTGCCGGGGGCCGGTGA